Proteins encoded within one genomic window of Humulus lupulus chromosome 1, drHumLupu1.1, whole genome shotgun sequence:
- the LOC133823196 gene encoding uncharacterized protein LOC133823196 — protein MSEKLGGYPEKLLCPCKVCRNLSHQCINILYEHLVIYGIDPTYKIWFHHGEELSRDDDVETMETFDSYNLFRATNIDGCDFESHLEGHDDTFMEKIEDADTPLYPQCTKYTKLSSIVALYKLKTTNGWCNKSFDELLRLLNDMLPLDNMIPKSMYEVRKFLRLFDLGYEKIHACVNDCCLFRKDKENLQECPTCGTSRWMSDKLTKKVRHGVPAKFLSCPLCGYGTHSEWLKHSGKFSYRGHRKFLKEDHPFRSKRSWFDGEEEHGNLPRIMNGTTIAEHFKDFVNELYVHHNLDVMHIEKNVCESMCNTLLDVAEKSKDGLKARLDLQHMGIRSALHPQEKGTRTYLPAALHTLSKLEKELFCKRMFSLKVPDGYSSNIRNCVSILREHSINDEKVINRHMKLLKDYVRNRARPEGCIAECYLVDECVSFCNEFTDHSIELNIKEGRNEE, from the exons ATGTCAGAAAAGCTGGGTGGTTATCCAGAAAAGTTATTGTGTCCATGCAAAGTTTGTCGAAACTTAAGTCACCAATGTATTAACATTTTGTATGAACACTTAGTCATTTATGGGATTGATCCAACATACAAAAtctggtttcatcatggggaagaattATCAAGAGATGATGATGTAGAGACAATGGAAACCTTTGATTCTTACAACTTGTTTAGGGCTACAAATATTGATGGTTGCGATTTTGAAAGTCATCTAGAAGGTCATGATGACACTTTTATGGAAAAAATAGAAGATGCAGACACTCCATTATATCCACAATGCACTAAATATACTAAGTTATCGTCAATTGTTGCATTGTATAAGCTTAAAACTACCAATGGATGGTGTAACAAAAGTTTTGATGAATTGTTAAGACTTTTGAATGATATGCTTCCTTTAGATAATATGATCCCCAAGTCTATGTACGAGGTTCGAAAATTTCTTCGATTATTTGACTTAGGATATGAAAAGATTCATGCGTGTGTTAATGATTGTTGTTTGTttagaaaagataaagaaaacttgCAAGAATGTCCAACATGTGGAACTTCACGTTGGATGTCAGATAAGCTGACTAAAAAGGTTCGACATGGTGTCCCAGCAAAATTTTTAAG TTGTCCCCTATGTGGTTATGGTACTCATTCAGAGTGGCTAAAACATAGTGGGAAGTTTTCATATCGAGGTCATCGGAAATTTCTTAAAGAAGACCATCCATTTCGGAGTAAAAGAAGTTGGTTTGATGGAGAAGAAGAGCATGGAAATCTGCCAAGAATCATGAATGGGACTACAATTGCTGAACACTTTAAAGattttgtgaat GAATTGTATGTTCATCACAATTTGGATgtgatgcacatagagaaaaatgtttgtgaaagcatgTGTAATACATTGCTAGATGTTGCTGAAAAAAGTAAAGATGGACTAAAAGCTCGCTTGGATTTGCAACATATGGGTATTAGGAGTGCATTACACCCACAAGAGAAGGGGACTAGAACCTATCTTCCTGCAGCTTTACATACACTATCAAAGCTTGAGaaagaattattttgtaaaaggATGTTCTCATTGAAAGTACCTGATGGATATAGCTCAAATATTCGAAATTGTGTTTCAAT TTTACGTGAACATTCTATTAATGATGAGAAAGTGATTAATAGACACATGAAGTTATTGAAAGATTATGTCAGAAATCGAGCAAGGCCTGAAGGTTGTATTGCAGAGTGTTATCTTGTAGATGAGTGTGTGAGCTTTTGTAATGAATTCACTGACCATTCAATTGAACTAAACATAAAAGAAGGTCGAAATGAAGAGTGA